Within Alphaproteobacteria bacterium, the genomic segment AGATTTCGATCGTCCTCACGTCAAGGACCTCCTTACTTGAAGAATGCCGTGCGCGGCGGCGGCACCTGGGCCACCTGGTCCTTGGTCACGGGCTGGAAGACGACGCGGTCGAGCATCAGTCCGGCATCCAGCGGTGCCGAGGCGGATCTTGCCACCTTCCAGGTGGCGAGCTTGCCGAAGACCTCGACGTGGCAGGTGATCAGGCTTTTGCGACCGCAGAAAAAGAGCAGGAACTGCTGCTCGAAGGGATGCAGTTTGGTGCCCTTGGCCGGGATCATCCAGTGCTGCGCCGGCTCGCCCTCGGAGCTCGCCACCAGGGCCAGGGTGAACTTCGGCAGCTGGCCCTTTTTCACCCGGCCGGGCAACTGGTTGAAGAACACGGTGGCGCTGAGCTGCACGCGGTCGCCGAATTTTTCGACCAGCGGCGCCAAATCCTGGGCCGTGACGTTGGCCTTGCCCACCCCGGCGCCATGCAGCGCCTCGATGGTGGCGGCACGGTAGAGGCTTTTGTCGATGGGCGGCAGCTTCTGGGCCAAAAGCGTGCTGTTCTGGGTGTAGCCCTGAAAATACTGCTGGCGCTGCTGGCCGGTGAGCTTGTTGACGAGGGCGGCCATGCCCTTGGCGCTCTGCTGGCATTGGGCCAGCAACTTGGGATCCTTGATCTTCCAGAGCTTGCATTCGGCCAGGCGATCGCGCGCCGCCTGGACGGCGTCATCCTGGCGCTGGCTCTGGTACAACCAGACGCCGGCGCCAATGATCGCCAGCGCCACGAAGGCCAGGACCAGGCTGCGGATCGGCAGTTTCCGGGGTTCGCTTTCTTCGTCCATCGTTCCCTCCCTAGTGTCCTGCAGCACCTCGAAGGATAGGCCAAAATGGGGTCCTATCCAATCCATCATCTGCCAAACCAGTTGCGCCGAACTAGCGCACCTGGGCAGCGATCAGCCTGGCCACCGCTTCGGGGTGGCTCAGCGTCAGCATGTGGCCGGCCTCGGCCACGGTCTCCAGGCGGGCACCCGGGATGCGCTGGGCCAGCAGTTCGGCCAGGCGGCCGTGGACGGCGTCGGTCCTGGCCCCGCGAACCACCAGGGTGGGCACCTGGAGGACGGCGCAGTCGGCCAGCGTGAGCGCAGCTCCGTGGTTGGCGGCCAGACCGGCGGCCACGGTCTCGGCGATGCCGAGGAAGCGTTGGCGGACCTCGGGCGCCATCCCGGCCCAGGCCCCCGGGGTGCCGTTGTAATAGTCGATATAGGTCTCCAGCGCAGTCTCGTGCCGGCCCGCTTCGACGTCGGCGATGTAGCGCCGGTTGACGTCCTCGACCTGGGCCGCAAGATCGGTCTCCCCGGCCTCGGCCAGCAGCGGATAAGGCGCCGCCTCGATCAGAGTCAAACTGGCGAAACGCTGGGGCCGGTCCAGCATCATTTGCAAGGCGATGGCGCCGCCATAGGAATGGCCGATCAGATGCACCGCCTCGCTTGAGCTCTCATGGGCGATGATGGCCGAGACCGCCGCCGCCTCGTCGTCCATGGTGATGGCTCCGGGACCGGCGAAGGGCTCGGTATCGCCATAGCCCGAGGGGTTGACGGCGAGGCAGCAAAAGTCGGGCGCCAGGCGCTCGGCCACCCGGCGCCAAGCGGCGGCCGGGCTGGCGCCTGGCGGCAACAGAACCAGCGGCGGCCCGCAGCCACATTTTTCGTAACTGATGCGCCGGCCGGCATGTTCGATCGTGGGCACGATTCCGTCCTTCCCTGCCGGCCGCGAGCCTAGCCCCTGGGCGCCGCTTTGCGCTAGCCTGTTGCCATCACGAGCAGGGGAACCTTGCCGCCATGACCCGCCGCGCCTTTCTCAAGTTCCTCGCTCTCGGCGCCGCGTTCACGGCGCTGGTGGGCCGGGCGCGGACACTGCTGGCGGCGCCCGGCCGCTGGCCGGGCCCTGGTGGTCGTCTATTCCCGCAGCGGCAACACCGCCGCCATGGCGGCCGAAATCGCCGGCCGCCTGGGGGCGGCAACCCTGGCCATCCGGGCGCCGGCCTACGGCGACGATTTTTTCGGTTGGACGCGGGCCAGCTATGACGCCTGGAACAAGTTGGCCTCCGAGATCGAGGTGCCGGACCACGACCTCGCCCCTTACGATTGGATTTTCCTGGGCTCGCCGATCTGGTGGTACCGGCCCTCGCCGCCGTTGTGGAGCTACCTCGAGGCAAGCGACCTGGGCGGCAAGAAAGTGGTGCTGTTCAACACCTTCAACAGCCGCTTCAAGGACGAAGAAATCGCCGAGTTCCGCCGTCTGGTCGAGCAAAAAGGCGGGCAACTGGTGGATCACGTCTACGTCCGCCGCGGCCGCGTCTACGACCAGCTCAGTCGTGACGAAATGCTGGCCGAGATCCGCGCCCGGCTGGACGAGAGAGCGGACACCCCACCTTTCGCCGGGAACTAGTCGATACGGATATCCAACCAGCGTTCGGCCGTCGCCGTGGCTTCGTCGCCCGGGCGCAGCAGCACCGTGGTGGTATCGGATTCAACCATGGCCGGGCCGGCGATGACCTGGCCCGCCGTCAGTTCGCGGAAGTCGTAGACCGGCACTTCAACCCAGTGGCCCAAGTGAATGCGGCGCCGCCCACGCGGCTCGGCCGACGCGCCGGCCCTGGCGCGGGGCTCGCGGGGCAGCGCCGGCAGGGCGCCGATGGTGGCCAGGCGGGCGTTGACCAGCACCGGATCCTGGTCCTCGAGGCTATAGGTGTAGAGCGCTTCGTGGCGTTTCTCGAAGGCGTCTTTCAGGCTCTCGATGAGGTCCGGGGCGGAAAAATCTATGCCGTCCAGCGGCACGTCGATCTCGAAGATCTGCTCGCCATAGCGCATGTCGGCGGCGCGCCGGCTCTCGATGGGGCCATCGAACCAGGCTTCCAGGCGCTGGCGCCCGGCCGCCGCCATGTCGTCGTAGAGGGCGCGGATGGCGGCAGCATCGAGGGCCCCTGTATCGCCGATGTGGGTGCGGATGCTCTCCAATCTGAGCTCGGTCGCCAACATGCCCCAGGCCGACAGCACCGAGGCCACCCGGGGCACCACGACGCGGCCCAGATTGAGCTGGCGGGCCAGCTCGCTGGCGTGCAGGCCGGCGGCGCCGCCGAAGGCCAGCAGCGCGAAGCGGCGCGGATCGACACCGCGGCGCACCGTGGCCAGGCGCACGCCCTCGGCCATCTGGGTGTTGACCACTCGGTGCACGCCCTCGGCCGCCGCCACGCCGTCGACGCCAAGCTGGCGGCCCAGATCGTCGAGCGCAGCGAGAGCCGCGGCCCCGTCGAGCCGGCGCCGGCCGCCGAGAAAATTCTCGCCATCTAGGTATCCCAGCACCAGGCTGGAATCGGTCACGGTCGGCGCGGCACCGCCCTGGCCGTAGCAGGCCGGCCCCGGCACGGCACCGGCGCTTTGGGGCCCCACCTGCAGGATGCCGCCACGGTCGACAGCGGCGATGGAGCCGCCACCGGCGCCCAGCGTGACGATGTCCAGGCTGGGAAGCGCGATGCGCTGGCCCACCACATCACGGCCGCCGGCCAGCGTCGGCCGGCCCTCGACGATCAGCGAGATGTCGGTCGAGGTACCGCCCATGTCGAAGGGGATGAGGTCGTTTACGCCGGTGAGCGCCGCGGCATGGCGGGCTCCGGCGACGCCGCCGGCCGGTCCCGAAAGCACGGTGCCGACGGCCAGGCGGATGGCCTCGGCCACCGGCGCGACGCCGCCATGGGAGAGGATGACCAGTAGCGGGCCTTGGTATCCGGCCTCCTTCAGGCGCTCTTCCAGGCGTCCCAGGTAGCCCTCCAGCGTCGGCGCCACGTAGGCGTTCACCACGGTGGTCGAGAGGCGTTCGTATTCCTTGATCTGGGGCAGCACCTGGCTGGAGAGGCAGACCGGAACGCCGGGCAGCGCCTCGGCCAGGCGCCGGCCTGTGGCTTCCTCGTGGCGGGGATCGCGATAGGCGTGCAGGTAACAGACCGCTACCGAGGCCACACGGTGGCGCTTCAGCAGCGCGATGGCGC encodes:
- a CDS encoding alpha/beta hydrolase gives rise to the protein MPTIEHAGRRISYEKCGCGPPLVLLPPGASPAAAWRRVAERLAPDFCCLAVNPSGYGDTEPFAGPGAITMDDEAAAVSAIIAHESSSEAVHLIGHSYGGAIALQMMLDRPQRFASLTLIEAAPYPLLAEAGETDLAAQVEDVNRRYIADVEAGRHETALETYIDYYNGTPGAWAGMAPEVRQRFLGIAETVAAGLAANHGAALTLADCAVLQVPTLVVRGARTDAVHGRLAELLAQRIPGARLETVAEAGHMLTLSHPEAVARLIAAQVR
- a CDS encoding flavodoxin, which encodes MVVYSRSGNTAAMAAEIAGRLGAATLAIRAPAYGDDFFGWTRASYDAWNKLASEIEVPDHDLAPYDWIFLGSPIWWYRPSPPLWSYLEASDLGGKKVVLFNTFNSRFKDEEIAEFRRLVEQKGGQLVDHVYVRRGRVYDQLSRDEMLAEIRARLDERADTPPFAGN
- a CDS encoding hydantoinase/oxoprolinase family protein, with product MYRLGIDVGGTFTDLVAVDDTGQVTLAKAASTPTDPSLGVMDGLAELAAALGLERAALLGLAERIVHGTTVATNALLEQKGARVGLLTTEGHRDVLEMREGLKPERYNLRLARQAPLVPRHLRIGVRERLRADGSVEIPLDVASLDRAIALLKRHRVASVAVCYLHAYRDPRHEEATGRRLAEALPGVPVCLSSQVLPQIKEYERLSTTVVNAYVAPTLEGYLGRLEERLKEAGYQGPLLVILSHGGVAPVAEAIRLAVGTVLSGPAGGVAGARHAAALTGVNDLIPFDMGGTSTDISLIVEGRPTLAGGRDVVGQRIALPSLDIVTLGAGGGSIAAVDRGGILQVGPQSAGAVPGPACYGQGGAAPTVTDSSLVLGYLDGENFLGGRRRLDGAAALAALDDLGRQLGVDGVAAAEGVHRVVNTQMAEGVRLATVRRGVDPRRFALLAFGGAAGLHASELARQLNLGRVVVPRVASVLSAWGMLATELRLESIRTHIGDTGALDAAAIRALYDDMAAAGRQRLEAWFDGPIESRRAADMRYGEQIFEIDVPLDGIDFSAPDLIESLKDAFEKRHEALYTYSLEDQDPVLVNARLATIGALPALPREPRARAGASAEPRGRRRIHLGHWVEVPVYDFRELTAGQVIAGPAMVESDTTTVLLRPGDEATATAERWLDIRID